In Crassostrea angulata isolate pt1a10 chromosome 4, ASM2561291v2, whole genome shotgun sequence, one genomic interval encodes:
- the LOC128181350 gene encoding uncharacterized protein LOC128181350, giving the protein MDISSKALIHYNEKLRREYEIVSLFVKRIVVSNAKPGETSISRLIEPKPLQGVTSNNGGDYIVKKSLSDGIIETGSCTQIIKANGHQRAEVKDDYHIFDINNNQNRKQSESSAKKQSLIQNGSANGDKGDNERICRELDLEAHAARRKQIEVFFTDPVDREMFPLNPPEIPTSRTYRPIEVPLNSTAEESISIMLAKYSAALRDKDFMREVYEYRRLPRPPARGMAPLSYEWLTLNTYSGLMQSTEQQTPGDSQVNANAQQRFEIEIIDNQGMKKSDPSFSVDEEEKNKHRTSWFVRLFCYGANSIPKKVRQENGEKSKGFLSRLRKVFGKK; this is encoded by the exons ATGGACATTTCAAGCAAG GCATTGATCCATTACAACGAAAAATTGAGGCGAGAATATGAAATTGTCAGTTTGTTCGTAAAAAGG attGTTGTATCAAATGCAAAACCTGGTGAAACCTCGATTTCCAGATTGATAGAACCAAAACCTTTACAAGGGGTCACATCGAACAATGGTGGAGACTATATTGTCAAG AAATCTCTGAGCGACGGAATTATAGAGACTGGAAGTTGCACACAGATTATCAAGGCAAACGGTCATCAACGCGCTGAGGTCAAGGACGATTATC ATATTTTCGACATAAACAACAACCAGAATCGTAAACAAAGCGAAAGCTCAGCTAAGAAGCAGTCTTTGATCCAGAACGGATCAGCAAATGGCGATAAG GGTGATAATGAGAGAATATGCAGGGAATTAGACTTGGAGGCTCATGCGGCAAGACGGAAACAGATAGAAGTCTTCTTTACTGACCCCGTGGACCGGGAAATGTTTCCATTAAATCCGCCGGAAATCCCAACAAGCCGTACCTACCGACCTATTGAGGTACCCCTAAATT CTACAGCAGAAGAGAGTATTTCAATAATGTTGGCAAAATACAGCGCAGCCTTGAg GGACAAAGATTTCATGCGGGAGGTGTATGAATATCGCCGTTTACCGAGGCCACCAGCCCGAGGAATGGCACCACTATCCTATGAATGGCTGACACTAAACACGTACTCTGGACTGATGCAATCCACAGAACAACAGACTCCCGGGGACTCGCAG GTCAACGCAAATGCCCAACAAAggtttgaaattgaaattattgaCAATCAAGGAATGAAAAAATCTGATCCAAGTTTTAGCGTGGATGAGGAAGagaag aataaaCATCGAACATCTTGGTTCGTTCGTCTTTTTTGTTATGGCGCAAACTCCATTCCAAAGAAG GTCAGACAAGAAAATGGAGAGAAAAGCAAAGGATTTCTTTCTCGCCTTAGGAAAGTTTTCGGGAAGAAATAA
- the LOC128181310 gene encoding uncharacterized protein LOC128181310 — MATEDGQIEIIAGTDDRTLVPIPCGDRKYMNVLERDFLNSFFTSVLLYVNPLTLIRRLCEKDHVSKECLELVEAKQEKSPFQFSYEILANEVAKRNSLRSFVFALYSLQYTQLANDLIGFYKEYTRTKRVQEVVRATVGDRRAIQQYFKFIKKQVHEFTFKNPQADLSVIGARIRQRIELEKNDGRRQNMYDRYIALKAAEIDALTNRTDDIDPYGGAFSDIEEVLDRSSNPSISRVLLYGRKADVLSSLGRQEEGRCMLKEGFTYANATDTCIESVDMVYKSVVFRLSELEEDPSNLLLKEQLLAEASRGLHELNEENEDVKTFWKRLFVLRMIYCHLGIGKRCKIFPNFEISKQSLMEAERLLSLDSLEDLEHRRQMMYGVARARLQELQGDLSSAVETLSRVLEIAKEGKYTEMPMISDYLSCLYQKHQQI, encoded by the coding sequence ATGGCGACCGAGGACGGCCAGATAGAAATCATCGCTGGGACAGACGACAGAACTCTCGTACCCATTCCATGTGGGGACCGGAAGTACATGAATGTGCTGGAGAGGGATTTTTTGAACAGTTTCTTTACTTCAGTTTTGTTATACGTAAATCCTTTGACTCTTATTCGCCGTCTCTGTGAAAAAGACCATGTTTCCAAGGAGTGTTTGGAGTTAGTCGAAGCAAAACAGGAAAAATCCCCTTTTCAGTTTTCGTATGAGATCTTGGCAAACGAAGTTGCGAAACGCAACTCTTTGAGGAGTTTTGTGTTTGCATTGTATTCTCTTCAATATACGCAGTTAGCAAATGATTTAATCGGGTTCTACAAAGAGTACACTCGAACGAAACGTGTACAAGAAGTAGTACGTGCTACAGTCGGTGATAGGAGAGCAATACAGCAATACTTTAAATTCATCAAAAAGCAAGTTCACGAATTCACGTTCAAAAACCCTCAAGCCGATTTGTCCGTCATCGGTGCACGGATAAGACAACGTATAGAGCTGGAAAAGAATGATGGCAGACGACAAAACATGTATGACCGGTACATTGCTCTGAAAGCTGCAGAAATTGATGCCCTGACCAACAGAACAGACGACATCGATCCTTATGGAGGGGCTTTCTCAGACATCGAGGAGGTTCTGGATAGGAGCAGCAATCCTAGTATATCCCGAGTCCTGCTATATGGACGGAAAGCTGACGTATTGTCTTCGCTCGGGAGACAGGAAGAAGGCCGATGCATGCTGAAAGAGGGGTTCACGTACGCCAATGCAACCGATACCTGCATCGAATCGGTTGACATGGTGTATAAGAGTGTTGTTTTCCGCCTTTCTGAACTTGAAGAAGACCCGTCCAATTTGCTACTAAAGGAACAATTGTTAGCGGAGGCAAGCCGGGGCCTTCATGAACTCAACGAGGAAAATGAGGATGTCAAAACTTTCTGGAAAAGGCTCTTTGTGTTGAGAATGATCTATTGTCATCTAGGTATCGGAAAACGCTGCAAAATCTttccaaattttgaaatctCTAAACAATCTTTGATGGAGGCTGAAAGACTGCTTTCTCTAGATTCTCTTGAGGATTTGGAACATCGCCGCCAAATGATGTATGGTGTTGCCAGAGCTCGTCTGCAGGAGCTCCAAGGAGATTTGTCGTCTGCTGTGGAGACGCTATCTCGAGTGCTGGAAATTGCCAAAGAGGGAAAGTACACCGAAATGCCTATGATTAGTGATTATCTATCATGTCTTTATCAAAAAcatcaacaaatttaa